One region of Salvia miltiorrhiza cultivar Shanhuang (shh) chromosome 3, IMPLAD_Smil_shh, whole genome shotgun sequence genomic DNA includes:
- the LOC131015174 gene encoding probable boron transporter 7, protein MDGLKTPFKGVEKDFKGRLACYKKDWLDSCGSGARILAPTAYIFFASALPVIAFGEQLSRETEGSLSTPETLASTAICGVIHAIFGGQPLLILGVAEPTIIMYSYLYSFAKKTVGTQLYLAWAGWVCVWTALMLFLLAIFNACTIIRRFTRVAGELFGMLITVLFLQEAIKGVVSEFSIPEGENASEEKFQFQWLYTNGLLAIIFSFGVLITSLKSTQARSWRYGSGMFRSLVADYGVPLAVIVWTALSYSIPRNIPSGVPRRLFCPDPWDSESLYHWTVMKDMGKVPAAYIFAAIIPALMIAGLYFFDHSVASQLAQQKEFNLKKPSAYHYDIMLLGVMTLICGLLGLPPSNGVLPQSPMHTRSLAVLKKQLIRKKMVKSAKEGMKLQASNSEIYGRMHAVFVEMEGGAASHAADKDLASLKEAVMSHDDTDSDSAFDPEKCIDLYLPVRVNEQRVSNLLQSILVGVAICATPVLKMIPTSVLWGYFAYMAIDSLPGNQFWERILLLFVPPGRRFKVIEDFHASYVEGVPFKYIFMFTIFQLAYLLLCFGITWIPIAGILFPLPFFLLISIREHVLPKMFPHHYLRELDAAEYEEIIGRSFRNRSLSIKDREMPDIDTDGSSPDVSSAEILDEMTTRRGELKHRSVSFNDRQQLQTVPEGSGGA, encoded by the exons ATGGATGGCCTCAAGACTCCGTTCAAGGGAGTCGAGAAGGATTTCAAAGGGCGGTTGGCATGCTACAAGAAGGACTGGCTCGATTCCTGTGGCTCGGGCGCAAG GATTCTTGCTCCAACGGCCTATATTTTCTTCGCTTCTGCTCTCCCTGTGATTGCCTTTGGAGAGCAACTGAGTCGAGAAACAG AGGGAAGCTTGAGCACCCCCGAAACTCTTGCTTCTACAGCTATCTGTGGAGTCATTCATGCGATTTTCGGTGGTCAGCCGCTATTGATCTTAGGGGTTGCAGAACCAACCATCATTATGTACTCCTACCTGTATAGTTTTGCTAAAAAAACTGTGGGAACACAGTTGTATCTAGCCTGGGCTGGGTG GGTTTGTGTCTGGACTGCTTTGATGCTGTTTCTTCTCGCTATATTCAATGCTTGCACCATCATCCGGCGATTTACAAGAGTAGCAGGGGAACTTTTCGGCATGTTAATCACTGTTCTTTTCCTTCAAGAGGCCATCAAG GGTGTGGTGAGTGAATTCAGCATTCCAGAGGGTGAAAATGCATCCGAAGAGAAATTCCAGTTCCAGTGGCTTTACACTAATGGATTACTCGCTATCATATTTTCTTTCGGCGTCCTTATCACTTCCCTCAAGAGCACGCAAGCTAGGTCCTGGCGTTATGGTTCAG GCATGTTTAGGAGTCTTGTTGCAGATTACGGAGTTCCTTTGGCGGTTATAGTATGGACTGCGTTGTCCTATAGTATACCACGCAATATCCCTTCAGGAGTCCCAAGACGGCTTTTCTGCCCGGATCCTTGGGATTCTGAATCGTTGTATCACTGGACTGTGATGAAG GACATGGGGAAGGTACCAGCAGCGTACATTTTTGCTGCGATAATACCTGCTTTGATGATCGCAGGTCTATACTTTTTCGATCACAGTGTAGCTTCACAGTTGGCACAGCAGAAGGAATTTAATCTGAAAAAGCCATCTGCTTACCATTATGATATCATGCTTCTGGGAGTGATG ACATTGATTTGTGGATTACTCGGACTACCTCCTTCGAATGGTGTTCTTCCGCAGTCCCCTATGCATACTCGGAGTCTTGCAGTCCTCAAGAAGCAG TTGATACGGAAGAAAATGGTGAAGTCCGCAAAGGAGGGCATGAAATTGCAAGCGAGCAACTCGGAGATATATGGGCGAATGCACGCAGTGTTTGTTGAGATGGAGGGCGGTGCTGCTTCA CACGCTGCGGACAAAGACCTGGCGAGCTTGAAGGAAGCTGTCATGAGCCATGATGATACAGATTCAGACAGCGCCTTTGATCCTGAAAAGTGTATTGATCTCTACTTGCCCGTCCGAGTAAACGAGCAACGAGTCAGCAACTTGCTGCAATCCATACTCGTGGGGGTCGCTATATGTGCCACGCCCGTGCTCAAGATGATACCTACCTCGGTCTTGTGGGGATACTTCGCCTACATGGCCATTGATAGTCTCCCCGGTAACCAGTTCTGGGAGAGGATCCTTCTGCTGTTCGTTCCACCTGGCCGTCGCTTCAA AGTCATCGAGGATTTCCACGCCTCGTACGTGGAGGGGGTGCCGTTCAAGTACATCTTCATGTTCACGATCTTCCAGCTCGCCTATCTTCTGCTGTGCTTCGGAATCACATGGATACCGATTGCCGGGATACTGTTCCCGTTGCCCTTCTTCCTCCTGATAAGCATACGAGAGCACGTTCTTCCCAAGATGTTCCCGCATCACTATCTTCGCGAGCTGGATGCAGCCGAGTACGAGGAAATCATCGGGCGCTCGTTCAGGAACCGGAGCCTATCCATCAAG GATAGGGAAATGCCTGACATTGACACTGATGGAAGCTCCCCTGATGTATCTTCTGCTGAGATATTGGACGAGATGACGACGCGCAGAGGCGAACTGAAGCACCGGTCAGTGAGCTTCAACGACAGGCAACAGCTTCAG ACTGTGCCGGAAGGTTCGGGTGGGGCGTAA